The window AAATTTTACGTGCCACTCTAACTGAAACATTTAAAGGAGAGAACTTAAGTGGTAGAAACCCAATAGTAGGAGAATTTTCAGGATTATTCAGAATGAAATTATCTGTTGATGGACAACTGGTTTGAAATACCACAACTGCTGGTAACGATATAACGGGTCAACGAAGCAATCAAAGTCGTACACTTCCGATTTTTGCATTACAAAAAATTAAAATCAACGAAATTCCAGAACTCAAAGTTCTTGTTTATTAAACGAAAAAAGTCACATTTATACCTGTGACTTTTATTTTGCAATTTTGAGAAATTTCAAATATAAAGAAATAATTTTCTTTTTGAAGCTTGTATAAGGTCTATTTTTAACACTAAAAAGAAGATCTAGTTTAGGCTTTTTAATTAATGAACTTTTATATGAAAAAAGTTCAATCGAAGCCATTCCGCGATATCTTCCGATGCCGCTTAATTTGTGTCCACCAAAAGAAAGTTTGTTGTCTTCAAAAATAGAAATAGTGTTATTAATCATATAATTACCAGCTATAAAATTTGTGTAATACTCAATTTCTTTTTTGTTTTTTGAAAAAATGTACATTGTTAGCGGAAATGGATTTTTAGCATATAACTTATCAAATTGAGTTTGGTTTTTAAAAACAAAAAGAGGAGAAACTGGAGCAAAAATTTCTTCACTATAAATATAATCATCTAAATTTTGTTCTTGGAAAAGAATAAGGGGAGAATCGGTTTTTGCATTTCTATTTTTTAGATAATCAGTAATCTTGTTTTTACGAGGTTCAGGGATTATTTCACTTAAAACAATATTTGTAAATTCTTCTTCTTTGAATTTTCGAATAATTTTATCAACTTCTTTTATGAAACTAGCATAAACTTTTTGATGAATAAAGATATAATCAGGCGCAATACAGGTTTGACCTTTATTTAAAAGCTTACCATAGCAAAACATCTTTGAGGCATTTTTGATATTTGCATGTTCAGTAACTATAAAAGGAGATTTACCACCTAGCTCAAAGCAATATTCTGTTTTGGAAATATCAATTTTCGATAAGATGAATTCTGCGGTTTTATTATTTCCGGTGAAAAAAACAAAATCATATTCATTTTGTTCAAAAGTTTCGCCAATTGATTCAAAATGATCAATTTTAATAAAAGAGCTATCAGGATCAATCGCTTTAATTAAACTTTTGATAACTTTATTTAATTCTTTTGAATAAGGATGTAACTTAATTGTTGTAATATTTCCTGCTGCAATTGAACCAACAAGCGGAACAAAAAGAAGTTGAAAAGGATAATTTCAAGCATTCATGAGAAGCACGTTCCCGCGGGGGTTGTAAATATAACCGATCCTCTTATTTAATGAAAATTTTTGGTAACTATAAAATGAATCTTTCTTAATTTTTTTGAGAAAGAAATTAATCTCTTTGATTGTTGGAATAATCTCGGTTAACATCACTTCGTAATGTTGTTTTGCTAAATCTTTAGAAAGTGCCTTGCTTATTGTCTTGAGATTATCAAAAATGACTTTTTTCATTCTTTTTAATAACTTGATTTTGTGTTCGTAATTTAAAATATTTTTCATGCTAAAACCTTTCTTTTAATTATAGCATTTTCAAAAAATATCTCTATTAGCCGATATTCAAAGCAAAAAAAGCCAGCTTTTTTAAAGCTGACCACCAAAATTTTCGCACACTCAAAAATTTGTGAAAATCTCTCACTTCTGCAAAAATCTGCAAAAAAAAGATTAAAATTTATATAGGTATTATTAAATTATTAACCTAAAGTTTAAAAGTTCTCTTTTTAGAAAGCTTTTTTGCATAATGTGCATTATTTTTAAACTAAATAAACATGTTATTAATTTTCATAATATGAGGTAGAAAATGAAAAAAATGAAAATAGTTTTAGGATCATTTGGAATTATCACTATCGCATCCCCTACTTTAGTGCTTTCAACTTCAACTAATGAAACTGATTTAAACGACGTCTCTATTGTTGGTGAGAGACCGCTTTCAATTGCTTTTGCCGATAAAAGTAAAATGACTTTTACAAATCCACAGCACTATCAATACAACTTCAAAGATGGTACTTTCAAAAGCAACTATTACTTTAATCAAGGTTTTGATAGAACTCTTTATGGTAATAAAGATTATTCTATTGCAACCATCAAAATGAAAGGTGAAAGAGATAATAAATTAGAAAATCAAGATCTTTGATACGAAAGCGAGCAAGAGTGAGAAGTTACATTTAACCGAACCGCACCGTTCTTAAAAATCGAGGGATATGATTTTGATATGTGAAGCAGTTCGCCACGCTTTGGTATTGTATTATCTAAAGCGCTAGAGTTTGTGGAAGACAGTGTAGAAATTACAGTTTATAAAAGCACTCAATCTGAAGAAGTTTATAAAACACTAAAAGCTCCAAGAATCACAAATAAGATTAAGGATCTTGAGTTTAAGATGAATAATATTGTTAAAGATATTCCGATTCCAAACAAATATAATTCAGAATGATTAGGTTATTTAACTAGCTACAACAGATGAACATCTTCACTTGTTACTTGAGAAGGTGCTCGAAGATTAGAACCTACTTGAAAACCTAATGATAAGTATCAAGATCTTTTAACTGATTGACGTCACGGTGCTAGTGCGGATTCGCAACCAATTAGAGCTTACTTTATAGACAACTGAAGAAGTGAACTTGAAGATCTTATAAATAAAAAAGGTGGTAATAGATTTTGATATCCACCTAAATCAATTGTTGATGGAACTGTTAAGTCAGGTAAAAACTGACCCAATAATTGACAAATGAGTAAAAAATTCCGAGATAACGTAGGTACAATTCTTGGTTTTGGTTACAACACCGGTCCAAAACCTACATTAGATTTCAACGATCAAAACTGATTTAAAATTACATTCAAAACTCGTAAAAATCAATCGATGTTTGATAAGAAAAATACTGGTGGATTAGCTTATGTAATGGCTGGTTGAACAACATATGATAAAAATGTTGATCTTTATAGTTTTAACTGAAAAGCTGCTGATGTTAATCCTACACGTCAAAACTATTCAATCGACATTAAAGAATACCGTGAAAAAAACGTTGAATATAAATTACCTGAGTCGGTTGAATTTACATTAGTTAAACCTAAAGGATCAGATCAACCAGCAGTTCAAGTTCCTGATAGCGAAATCAAGTTAGATGTAGATAGAAAAAGAAGAAATGCCGACAATTGATATTCACGTACTTTTGGTTCAATTGATTTGGAAACTGCTAGAGATTTTTGAATTACTAAATCACCTAATAATAATTCCGATGTATTTGTATACCCTACTTGAACATTAAAAACTGAAATTAGCAATTTTGACGAAGATATTTGAGATATTGAAATTTCAGATGCTCAAATCGATCCAAAAGATCCAAACCGTTTAATTTTTAATGCTAAATATGTAATTAATGATTTTAAACTTAAGAGACTTAAATCTAAAAAATTCGTTGAAGATTCAGCTAATTTTGTTAATCTAAATAAAGCACAACGTGAAGAATTTGTAAGATTAGTAAAATTAACTCAAAATGAAGAACAATTAAAAGAATTGATTGATCTTGATAACCAAAATAACGGAAGAATTAAAGATGTTGATTCAAAAATGGAAGAGTTAAATCTTTTATTTAAAAAATCAAGTGACTTTAGAAGAAATAATCCTTCATTTAACAATTACGACCAAACATACAAGGATACTTTTAATGCGGTCTTACTCCATGTTTTTCGTACAAAAGAAGGTAAGATGGTTACTACTTCTGAAGTTCAAAATGAAATCGACAAGATTGAAACTCTTTGAAATTACTTTGATACATTAGAAAAAATTAATAAATTAAGTAATTTATCACCTGCTCAAAAAACTCATTTTATAGATCAAGTGAATGGTGCAATGAAAAATGATGCTTCTACTAAAGATGAGAAACTTTCAGTCTTTAAGGATGCTTTAACCAATGCTAAAAAAGTTGATTCAGTAATGAAAAAACTTCAAAAAATGATTAAAAAATCAGAAGCCGCTAAAGCTGACAAAGATACATATGATACATATGAAGAAGCTTCTAAAAATACATTCGAAGAAGCATTGCGAAAAGCTAAAAACGAAAAAGATGCAGCAACAAACATCGAAACTCTTGATGAGTTATACGAAAAATTAAAAGATGCATACAATGATTTAAACACTGCAAATCCTGAAAATAATTTAAAAGATAAAAAAGATGAAGCAATTTCGTTATTAGATCAATTAGAAAATATTAACGAAAAACAAAAAAATGAGCTTGAATTAAAAATTGAAGAAGCAACTTCACAAGATGAAATCGACAGAATAATCAAATCAAAAGAAGATAATGGAGTTACAACTCTTGAAGGTTCTGCAAAAAACTTAGATGACAAAATGAAAGCTCTTAAAGAGTTAATTGAAAAATCAGAAACTTTAAAAAATAGTAATGATATCAAATATACTCAAGCTGATGAAGATAAACAAGACGCTTTCAAAAAAGCAATTGATGATGCTAAAAATGCTTTAAGTTCTTTAGATTCGGAAATTGCTAATGCAGCAAAGGAATTTAATGCTCTAGATGATGCTAAACAAGCATTAAATGGTGAACAAAATCTTAAAAATGCAAAAGATCAAGCTAAATATTTAGTTGCAAATCTTGAAAACTTGAATGAAAAACAAAAAAATGAGCTTGAATTAAAAATTGAAGAAGCAACTTCACAAGATGAAATCGACAGAATAATCAAATCAAAAGAAGATAATGGAGTTACAACTCTTGAAGGTTCTGCAAAAAACTTAGATGACAAAATGAAAGCTCTTAAAGAGTTAATTGAAAAATCAGAAACTTTAAAAAATAGTAATGATATCAAATATACTCAAGCTGATGAAGATAAACAAGACGCTTTCAAAAAAGCAATTGTTGATGCTAAAAATGCTTTAAGTTCTTTAGATTCGGAAATTGCTAATGCAGCAAAGGAATTTAATGCTCTAGATGATGCTAAACAAGCATTAAATGGTGAACAAAATCTTAAAAATGCAAAAGATCAAGCTAAATATTTAGTTGCAAATCTTGAAAACTTGAATGAAAAACAAAAAAATGAGCTTGAATTAAAAATTGAAGAAGCAACTTCACAAGATGAAATCGACAGAATAATCAAATCAAAAGAAGATAATGGAGTTACAACTCTTGAAGGTTCTGCAAAAAACTTAGATGACAAAATGAAAGCTCTTAAAGAGTTAATTGAAAAATCAGAAACTTTAAAAAATAGTAATGATATCAAATATACTCAAGCTGATGAAGATAAACAAGACGCTTTCAAAAAAGCAATTGTTGATGCTAAAAATGCTTTAAGTTCTTTAGATTCGGAAATTGCTAATGCAGCAAAGGAATTTAATGCTCTAGATGATGCTAAACAAGCATTAAATGGTGAACAAAATCTTAAAAATGCAAAAGATCAAGCTAAATATTTAGTTGCAAATCTTGAAAACTTGAATGAAAAACAAAAAAATGAGCTTGAATTAAAAATTGAAGAAGCAACTTCACAAGATGAAATCGACAGAATAATCAAATCAAAAGAAGATAATGGAGTTACAACTCTTGAAGGTTCTGCAAAAAACTTAGATGACAAAATGAAAGCTCTTAAAGAGTTAATTGAAAAATCAGAAACTTTAAAAAATAGTAATGATATCAAATATACTCAAGCTGATGAAGATAAACAAGACGCTTTCAAAAAAGCAATTGATGATGCTAAAAATGCTTTAAGTTCTTTAGATTCGGAAATTGCTAATGCAGCAAAGGAATTTAATGCTCTAGATGATGCTAAACAAGCATTAAATGGTGAACAAAATCTTAAAAATGCAAAAGATCAAGCTAAATATTTAGTTGCAAATCTTGAAAACTTGAATGAAAAACAAAAAGAAGCAATTAATAATTTAATTGATTCAAAAAATTCAATTCATGACGTTAATGAAATCATTAGTAAAAGTGAGCAACAAAATGGATCAGTAGTTATTAGCGGTCCAGCTAAAAATCTAGATGATGCAATGAAAGAGTTAAGAGCTCAAATTGATAAATCTCAACTTGTTAAACTAACTAATAAATATAATAAAGCAGATCAAAATCTTAAAGATGCGTTTGATCAATCATTAAAAGGTGCAACCGCAAAAAGAGATGAACAAAACGACAATAACAACAATAATACAATCGATTTTGACA is drawn from Mycoplasmopsis glycophila and contains these coding sequences:
- a CDS encoding aldehyde dehydrogenase family protein, giving the protein MKNILNYEHKIKLLKRMKKVIFDNLKTISKALSKDLAKQHYEVMLTEIIPTIKEINFFLKKIKKDSFYSYQKFSLNKRIGYIYNPRGNVLLMNAWNYPFQLLFVPLVGSIAAGNITTIKLHPYSKELNKVIKSLIKAIDPDSSFIKIDHFESIGETFEQNEYDFVFFTGNNKTAEFILSKIDISKTEYCFELGGKSPFIVTEHANIKNASKMFCYGKLLNKGQTCIAPDYIFIHQKVYASFIKEVDKIIRKFKEEEFTNIVLSEIIPEPRKNKITDYLKNRNAKTDSPLILFQEQNLDDYIYSEEIFAPVSPLFVFKNQTQFDKLYAKNPFPLTMYIFSKNKKEIEYYTNFIAGNYMINNTISIFEDNKLSFGGHKLSGIGRYRGMASIELFSYKSSLIKKPKLDLLFSVKNRPYTSFKKKIISLYLKFLKIAK
- a CDS encoding coiled-coil domain-containing protein, with protein sequence MKKMKIVLGSFGIITIASPTLVLSTSTNETDLNDVSIVGERPLSIAFADKSKMTFTNPQHYQYNFKDGTFKSNYYFNQGFDRTLYGNKDYSIATIKMKGERDNKLENQDLWYESEQEWEVTFNRTAPFLKIEGYDFDMWSSSPRFGIVLSKALEFVEDSVEITVYKSTQSEEVYKTLKAPRITNKIKDLEFKMNNIVKDIPIPNKYNSEWLGYLTSYNRWTSSLVTWEGARRLEPTWKPNDKYQDLLTDWRHGASADSQPIRAYFIDNWRSELEDLINKKGGNRFWYPPKSIVDGTVKSGKNWPNNWQMSKKFRDNVGTILGFGYNTGPKPTLDFNDQNWFKITFKTRKNQSMFDKKNTGGLAYVMAGWTTYDKNVDLYSFNWKAADVNPTRQNYSIDIKEYREKNVEYKLPESVEFTLVKPKGSDQPAVQVPDSEIKLDVDRKRRNADNWYSRTFGSIDLETARDFWITKSPNNNSDVFVYPTWTLKTEISNFDEDIWDIEISDAQIDPKDPNRLIFNAKYVINDFKLKRLKSKKFVEDSANFVNLNKAQREEFVRLVKLTQNEEQLKELIDLDNQNNGRIKDVDSKMEELNLLFKKSSDFRRNNPSFNNYDQTYKDTFNAVLLHVFRTKEGKMVTTSEVQNEIDKIETLWNYFDTLEKINKLSNLSPAQKTHFIDQVNGAMKNDASTKDEKLSVFKDALTNAKKVDSVMKKLQKMIKKSEAAKADKDTYDTYEEASKNTFEEALRKAKNEKDAATNIETLDELYEKLKDAYNDLNTANPENNLKDKKDEAISLLDQLENINEKQKNELELKIEEATSQDEIDRIIKSKEDNGVTTLEGSAKNLDDKMKALKELIEKSETLKNSNDIKYTQADEDKQDAFKKAIDDAKNALSSLDSEIANAAKEFNALDDAKQALNGEQNLKNAKDQAKYLVANLENLNEKQKNELELKIEEATSQDEIDRIIKSKEDNGVTTLEGSAKNLDDKMKALKELIEKSETLKNSNDIKYTQADEDKQDAFKKAIVDAKNALSSLDSEIANAAKEFNALDDAKQALNGEQNLKNAKDQAKYLVANLENLNEKQKNELELKIEEATSQDEIDRIIKSKEDNGVTTLEGSAKNLDDKMKALKELIEKSETLKNSNDIKYTQADEDKQDAFKKAIVDAKNALSSLDSEIANAAKEFNALDDAKQALNGEQNLKNAKDQAKYLVANLENLNEKQKNELELKIEEATSQDEIDRIIKSKEDNGVTTLEGSAKNLDDKMKALKELIEKSETLKNSNDIKYTQADEDKQDAFKKAIDDAKNALSSLDSEIANAAKEFNALDDAKQALNGEQNLKNAKDQAKYLVANLENLNEKQKEAINNLIDSKNSIHDVNEIISKSEQQNGSVVISGPAKNLDDAMKELRAQIDKSQLVKLTNKYNKADQNLKDAFDQSLKGATAKRDEQNDNNNNNTIDFDSEIDKINLLKGELKKDTAVLNGMVSAKDEIIDKIATDNNLTIAEKVQLINLLDEAKDDAKIKEIQSFKDQLSDKTKELRELQEKAKEIKNSDVYKNADDEKKINLSNQIDENSAFLDDTTNDEDYYNNHENVNDILNEIERLKQETQEAIDQLSASAKANRDQSESNAILSLDDLTYLNNAQKSNFIYEIQNAPVIKGESNSIEEIVKQAKVVNGKMRELHEYVENIVQKGNDSDPYLDNNYIEADQKLKDNFKESYEKALYNLNKDTGNNLAASEIDEVLVKLKQDYEALNGNQRRTEKIKELQDLIDKEEEVHNSVDYQNGESEKQENYDNAIQNGKDIIRDSDKHNLDQIQDAIDQIKEAKKVLYDANYNKKKEDLINFVKNQEHLSDSDKEQLIDKIKNTEFKDDSQFNDVKNQVSEVDKLIEKLLNPETNTKLSDAEIDQILDKIKEAGINNEDYVKVGQALKNLKQLKDALEQYRNSTISVPEYPIKKSHLEDLINQLSHSQLKDPKIQAAYDKVKEQQDKIAKVGKIEINLVDAIMKKDKQMFDQNMNKLKLVDPQKYAEFTKELDEINYFELVIKDYNALVDEEIEKLANLTQKDASNVIFNAA